A stretch of Ectothiorhodospiraceae bacterium BW-2 DNA encodes these proteins:
- the fliJ gene encoding flagellar export protein FliJ, whose translation MLAERAEKQALEDFGKSSRYVERQQQQLSELMLYKQEYHQSLQQQGRAGVSAGRLRQLQLFLAKLDVAIEQQQEVVKQANLQREQAQRYWLSRRGRTQAFNKVTERYLLEERQSESRQEQKAIDEMAQRRRSD comes from the coding sequence ATGTTGGCGGAGAGGGCCGAAAAGCAGGCGTTAGAGGATTTTGGTAAGAGCAGTCGCTATGTCGAGCGACAGCAGCAGCAGCTCAGTGAGCTGATGCTCTATAAACAGGAGTATCACCAGAGCTTACAGCAGCAGGGAAGAGCGGGGGTTTCAGCGGGACGACTGCGCCAGCTACAGCTCTTTTTGGCCAAGCTCGATGTAGCCATTGAGCAGCAGCAGGAGGTCGTAAAGCAGGCCAATTTACAACGGGAGCAGGCGCAACGCTACTGGTTAAGCCGTCGTGGCCGCACCCAAGCGTTTAATAAGGTGACCGAACGCTATCTGCTAGAGGAGCGGCAGAGTGAGAGTCGTCAGGAACAGAAGGCGATAGATGAGATGGCGCAGCGGCGCCGTAGTGACTAG
- a CDS encoding DUF3683 domain-containing protein — protein MSRIREIPYNYTSFSDREIVIRLLGEKMWQVLQTLRSERVTGRSARMLFEILGDMWVIQRNPFIQDDLLENPKRWQSLVHALYHRLAQIEARADGNTLALSLAGETRRAIERFERWLPQQQQQRQAIRRRLKGLTHVDNICFDGLSRVSHATDASDWRVEYPLLVLVPDHEREIQPLVRAVLELGLTIIPRGGGTGYTGGAVPLTEASVIMNTEKLDQIEKPQRNTLPGLERQAMTIAVGAGVVTRRVAEAAAGVAHVFAVDPTSQDASCIGGNIAMNAGGKKAVMWGTTLDNLLRWRMVTPDGEWLEVERQYHNMGKIHEQERVVFHLYRLQADARTRVGDPDILVMAGHELRKRGLGKDVTNKFLGGLPGVQKEGCDGIITSAEFVLHRMPAHSRTLCLEFYGNLHQAVPAIVETKALVDSSPDVALAGLEHLDERYIRAVGYHPKSARSEAPRMVLLADIVGDSERVVGKVASQVVQAANRRGGEGFIAVTPQARAQFWLDRSRTAAIAAHTNAFKINEDVVIPLPRLADYSEAIERINIEYSTKNKLAMVEAVVNYLQGEELTRHIPPEYRDDSEIEQRFNEKCQSALTLLRQVAECWSQTLAALEQPLSQLTELLQQPGLRQGSEAFTPQSEATLFSALQSRQLRISWRKAVERPLKTIFSGRDYEQLRQQFDQIHAKWRPARLFVATHMHAGDGNVHTNIPVHSNNYAMLRDADEVVERIMAIAEELGGVISGEHGIGITKFAFLQPQVVADFERYKARVDPKGGFNRGKLLPGADLSRAYTPSLQLLEQEALILEANDLHLLNREIKDCLRCGKCKPVCTTHVPRANLLYSPRNKILATGLIIEAFLYEEQTRRGLSVRHFDEMNDIADHCTLCHRCAKPCPVNIDFGDVSIQMRQLLKQQQQKRTSLATRLAMTYLNVTDPMTVKLLRKVTIEWGYRAQRWASELLRGVRLIRAKQPSATTGKPAMIEQVVELVRQPMPANIPSRTLRSQLGLEDDKIVPVIRDPSRCDDSSEAVFYFPGCGSERLFSDIAAATLAMLFDEGVQTVVPPSYLCCGYPQRGNGDGSEAKRISTANQVLFHRISNTLNYLDIRTVIVSCGTCMDQLLLYQLERIFPKCDIIDIHRYLHKRGVSMAQEGGALYHDPCHSPIKDRGAVSVVEALTGQAITLSDRCCGEAGTFALSRPDIASQVRFRKLEELQHNLAATEESTGERPEVIYTTCPACQQGLARYRHETKLRVTYPVVALSEARWGSDWQQQFADRVNRGGVERVLL, from the coding sequence ATGAGCCGGATACGCGAAATCCCCTACAACTACACCTCCTTCTCTGATCGCGAAATTGTGATACGACTCTTAGGAGAGAAGATGTGGCAGGTGTTACAGACCCTGCGTAGCGAACGGGTGACCGGTCGCTCAGCGCGGATGCTGTTCGAGATTTTAGGGGATATGTGGGTGATTCAACGAAACCCCTTTATTCAGGACGATCTGCTGGAGAACCCAAAACGGTGGCAGTCGCTGGTACACGCCCTCTATCACCGTCTGGCCCAAATTGAGGCTAGAGCCGATGGTAATACCCTCGCGCTCTCACTAGCTGGCGAGACCCGTCGGGCGATAGAGCGCTTTGAGCGCTGGCTACCGCAGCAGCAGCAGCAGCGGCAGGCGATTCGGCGGCGCTTAAAGGGGCTGACGCATGTTGATAACATCTGTTTTGATGGTTTAAGTCGCGTCTCTCACGCCACCGATGCCTCCGACTGGCGGGTGGAGTATCCGCTACTGGTGCTGGTGCCCGATCATGAGCGGGAGATTCAGCCACTGGTACGGGCGGTGCTGGAGCTGGGGTTAACCATCATCCCGCGTGGGGGGGGGACGGGTTATACCGGTGGGGCGGTGCCGCTCACAGAGGCGAGTGTCATCATGAATACCGAAAAGCTAGATCAGATCGAGAAACCGCAGCGAAACACCCTGCCAGGATTAGAGCGGCAGGCGATGACGATTGCTGTTGGTGCCGGCGTGGTCACTCGGCGGGTGGCTGAGGCGGCGGCGGGGGTGGCGCATGTGTTTGCGGTTGACCCGACCTCACAAGACGCCTCCTGTATCGGCGGAAATATTGCTATGAATGCCGGAGGAAAAAAGGCGGTGATGTGGGGCACCACACTCGATAACTTATTGCGCTGGCGGATGGTGACCCCCGATGGAGAGTGGCTGGAGGTGGAGCGCCAATACCACAATATGGGCAAAATTCATGAGCAGGAGCGGGTGGTGTTTCACCTCTATCGACTACAAGCCGATGCCCGCACCCGCGTCGGTGACCCCGACATATTGGTGATGGCTGGCCATGAGTTACGCAAACGGGGGCTAGGCAAAGATGTGACCAATAAATTTTTAGGGGGGTTGCCGGGGGTACAGAAAGAGGGGTGTGATGGGATTATCACCTCGGCAGAGTTTGTGCTGCACCGAATGCCGGCCCATAGCCGCACTCTCTGTCTGGAGTTTTATGGCAATCTGCACCAAGCCGTTCCAGCGATAGTCGAAACTAAAGCGTTGGTCGATAGCAGTCCCGATGTGGCGCTAGCAGGGTTAGAACACCTTGATGAACGCTATATTCGAGCGGTCGGGTATCACCCCAAATCGGCGCGTTCTGAAGCGCCGCGCATGGTACTGCTCGCCGATATTGTTGGCGATAGTGAGCGGGTGGTGGGCAAAGTTGCCTCACAGGTGGTGCAGGCGGCCAATCGTCGTGGTGGCGAGGGCTTTATCGCCGTCACTCCCCAGGCGAGAGCGCAGTTTTGGCTCGATCGTAGCCGCACTGCCGCCATCGCAGCCCACACCAATGCCTTTAAAATTAATGAAGATGTGGTCATTCCACTGCCGCGCTTAGCTGACTACAGTGAAGCGATTGAGCGAATTAATATCGAATATTCGACTAAAAACAAGCTAGCGATGGTTGAGGCGGTGGTCAACTATCTACAAGGGGAGGAGTTAACGCGCCATATCCCGCCCGAATATCGCGATGATAGCGAGATCGAACAGCGCTTCAATGAGAAATGTCAGAGCGCTCTAACACTGTTACGGCAGGTCGCGGAGTGCTGGTCTCAGACCCTCGCCGCACTAGAGCAGCCGCTATCGCAGCTAACTGAATTATTACAGCAGCCGGGGTTACGGCAGGGGAGTGAGGCGTTTACCCCCCAGAGCGAGGCGACTCTGTTTAGTGCGCTGCAATCACGACAGCTACGAATCTCTTGGCGCAAGGCGGTAGAGAGACCGTTAAAAACGATTTTTAGTGGTCGTGACTATGAGCAGCTACGGCAGCAGTTTGACCAAATTCATGCTAAATGGCGGCCAGCGCGACTCTTTGTCGCCACCCACATGCACGCCGGCGACGGTAATGTTCATACCAATATTCCGGTTCACTCTAATAACTACGCCATGCTGCGCGATGCGGATGAGGTGGTTGAGCGAATTATGGCTATCGCTGAAGAGTTAGGGGGGGTAATCTCGGGAGAGCACGGGATTGGGATCACTAAATTTGCCTTTTTGCAGCCACAGGTGGTGGCCGATTTTGAGCGCTACAAGGCGAGAGTCGATCCTAAAGGGGGCTTTAATCGGGGTAAACTCCTGCCCGGTGCCGATTTAAGCCGCGCCTATACCCCCTCACTCCAGCTATTAGAGCAGGAGGCGCTCATTCTCGAAGCCAACGATCTCCATCTATTAAACCGTGAGATTAAAGATTGCCTGCGCTGCGGTAAGTGTAAACCGGTCTGTACCACCCATGTGCCACGGGCCAATCTGCTCTACTCGCCGCGCAATAAGATTTTAGCTACCGGCTTGATTATTGAGGCTTTTTTATATGAAGAGCAGACTCGACGGGGGCTATCGGTACGCCACTTTGACGAAATGAACGATATTGCCGATCACTGTACCCTCTGTCATCGCTGTGCTAAACCGTGTCCGGTCAATATCGACTTCGGTGATGTCTCGATACAGATGCGGCAGCTATTAAAGCAGCAGCAGCAGAAGCGCACTTCCCTCGCCACTCGCCTAGCGATGACCTACCTTAATGTCACTGATCCGATGACGGTGAAACTGCTGCGTAAGGTGACCATTGAGTGGGGCTATCGGGCTCAGCGCTGGGCGAGTGAGCTGCTGCGAGGGGTGAGGCTAATTCGCGCTAAACAGCCGTCAGCCACCACCGGAAAGCCGGCCATGATCGAGCAGGTGGTGGAGCTGGTTCGCCAGCCGATGCCGGCCAATATCCCCTCTCGTACGCTGCGTAGTCAGTTAGGGTTGGAAGATGACAAAATTGTGCCGGTTATTCGTGATCCGAGTCGCTGTGACGATAGCAGCGAGGCGGTGTTCTACTTTCCCGGCTGCGGTTCGGAGCGGCTCTTTAGCGATATTGCGGCGGCAACATTGGCGATGCTATTCGATGAGGGGGTGCAGACTGTCGTTCCCCCTAGCTACCTCTGCTGCGGCTATCCACAGCGTGGCAATGGGGATGGTAGTGAGGCGAAACGGATTTCGACCGCCAATCAGGTGCTGTTTCATCGTATCTCTAACACATTGAACTATCTTGATATTCGTACCGTGATCGTTAGCTGTGGTACCTGCATGGATCAGCTACTACTCTATCAGTTAGAGCGCATTTTTCCTAAGTGTGACATTATCGATATCCACCGCTATCTGCACAAGCGCGGTGTCTCAATGGCGCAGGAGGGGGGGGCGCTCTACCATGATCCCTGCCACTCGCCGATTAAGGATAGAGGGGCGGTCTCAGTGGTTGAAGCGCTGACCGGTCAGGCGATTACCCTCTCTGATCGCTGCTGTGGCGAGGCGGGGACTTTTGCTCTCTCTCGACCCGATATCGCATCCCAGGTGCGCTTTCGTAAATTGGAGGAGCTGCAGCACAATCTCGCCGCCACTGAGGAGAGCACGGGGGAGCGGCCAGAGGTGATCTATACCACCTGTCCGGCCTGTCAGCAGGGGCTAGCCCGCTATCGACATGAGACTAAGCTGAGGGTGACCTATCCGGTAGTGGCGCTGTCGGAGGCGCGTTGGGGGAGCGACTGGCAGCAGCAGTTTGCTGATAGGGTCAATCGTGGGGGCGTGGAGCGAGTGTTACTGTAG
- a CDS encoding peptidase M23 produces the protein MARVKANTLLLLLLLPLATAADLATDKKSREAELEQLRQEMQQLQQQQQQQQQRYSTTERELARTEQAISHSHRRLQQLQQQLSSQQQQLNRLQQQSEQQQQSLQQQQQLLARQLRAASMSGLSEPLKLLLNQESPQQLGRMLHYYRYFAEARTRTITALQQQLSQMNRLKAQLEKTRSANQQALQQQQQQQQQLQQQQQQRSQLLAELERQIDSTESRLQRLQQNEQQLQQVINQLGERLKKLAQQPRQRPFKSQQGRLPWPVEGRISHSFGSSRGLGNLKWNGVVIDAPNGSPVRAISGGRVVYADWLRGYGLLLIIDHGDSYMSLYGQNQTLFKEVGDSIQADEIVAEVGGSSAESRRGLYFEIRHKGNPVNPKSWCRKASSPR, from the coding sequence GTGGCTCGCGTCAAGGCTAACACGCTGCTACTGCTACTGCTGCTGCCATTGGCCACAGCCGCCGATCTTGCCACTGACAAAAAGAGTCGCGAAGCCGAACTCGAACAGCTACGACAAGAGATGCAGCAGCTACAGCAGCAGCAGCAACAGCAGCAGCAGCGCTATAGCACTACCGAGCGCGAGCTAGCCCGTACCGAGCAGGCAATTAGCCACAGCCATCGCCGTCTGCAGCAGCTACAGCAGCAGCTATCCTCTCAGCAGCAGCAACTCAACCGACTACAACAGCAGAGCGAACAGCAGCAACAGAGTCTGCAACAGCAGCAGCAGCTACTAGCCAGACAGCTTCGTGCCGCCAGCATGAGTGGCCTCTCTGAACCGCTCAAGCTGCTACTCAATCAAGAGAGCCCACAACAGTTAGGGCGAATGCTGCACTACTATCGCTACTTTGCTGAGGCCAGAACTCGTACCATTACCGCACTACAACAACAACTTAGCCAAATGAACAGACTTAAAGCGCAACTTGAGAAGACCCGTAGCGCCAATCAACAGGCACTACAGCAGCAGCAACAGCAACAGCAGCAGCTACAGCAGCAGCAGCAGCAGCGTAGCCAACTACTCGCCGAGCTAGAGCGCCAGATAGACTCGACCGAAAGTCGGCTGCAACGGCTACAACAGAATGAGCAGCAGCTACAGCAGGTGATTAACCAGCTAGGCGAGCGGCTAAAAAAGTTGGCTCAACAGCCGCGCCAGCGCCCCTTCAAATCGCAACAGGGCAGACTCCCCTGGCCGGTCGAGGGCAGAATCAGCCACAGCTTTGGCAGTAGTCGAGGCCTCGGGAACTTAAAGTGGAACGGCGTCGTTATCGACGCCCCGAACGGTAGCCCAGTGAGAGCCATTAGCGGCGGTCGGGTGGTCTATGCCGACTGGTTACGCGGCTACGGTCTGCTGCTGATTATCGACCATGGTGATAGCTACATGAGTCTCTACGGCCAGAATCAGACCCTATTTAAAGAGGTTGGTGACTCGATTCAGGCCGATGAGATAGTTGCCGAAGTCGGCGGTAGCAGCGCTGAGAGCAGAAGGGGGCTCTACTTCGAAATTCGCCACAAGGGCAATCCCGTTAACCCGAAAAGTTGGTGCCGCAAAGCCTCCTCGCCCCGCTAG
- a CDS encoding 2,3-bisphosphoglycerate-independent phosphoglycerate mutase: protein MSQAKPGSPPVVLTILDGWGCSDENTFNAVANAKTPVMERLWREAPHTTINASGASVGLPGEQMGNSEVGHLNLGAGRVVYQEFTRISRSIKTGSFYTNATLTDAVDQAIGNRSAIHILGLLSPGGVHSHEQHLHAMIRLAVERGAKRVYLHAFLDGRDTPPSSAEASIIAVESLFKELGCGELASIVGRYYAMDRDHRWPRVQAAYDLITGHRAALIAPDALTALHQAYARDESDEFVQPTAISATEPVTMADGDVIIFMNFRSDRARQITRPFIEPEFNCFERAIWPQLSSFVSLTEYSADYHIPTAYPPERLGNVFGDYISRMGLHQLRIAETEKYAHVTFFFNGGREEPFEWEERILVPSPDVGTYDEQPQMSAAEVTDRLLEAIESGRYDAIICNFANPDMVGHTGNYEATVSALEYIDECVGRVEQAIRNCGGQMLITADHGNAEKMVDETSGQAHTAHTSNPVPLIYIGDSPLQLSDGGSLSDIAPTLLELMGLKQPVEMTGHSLVKSGSRQG, encoded by the coding sequence ATGAGCCAAGCCAAACCCGGTTCCCCCCCCGTTGTACTGACCATTCTTGACGGCTGGGGGTGTAGCGATGAGAACACCTTCAATGCCGTTGCCAACGCCAAAACCCCCGTTATGGAGCGGCTCTGGCGAGAGGCCCCCCACACCACCATTAATGCCTCTGGCGCCTCTGTCGGCCTGCCGGGGGAGCAGATGGGTAACTCTGAAGTCGGCCACCTTAACCTAGGGGCAGGTCGCGTCGTCTATCAAGAGTTTACCCGCATCAGCCGCTCCATCAAAACCGGCTCGTTCTACACCAATGCCACCTTGACGGATGCGGTAGATCAGGCGATTGGCAATCGATCCGCCATCCACATTCTGGGGCTACTCTCACCCGGCGGAGTACACAGCCACGAACAGCACCTTCACGCCATGATTCGACTGGCGGTGGAGCGAGGGGCAAAACGGGTCTATCTGCACGCCTTTCTTGATGGTCGTGATACCCCCCCTTCGAGCGCAGAGGCGTCGATTATTGCCGTCGAATCGCTATTTAAAGAGCTAGGCTGTGGCGAACTGGCCTCTATTGTCGGTCGCTACTACGCCATGGATCGTGACCACCGCTGGCCGCGAGTTCAAGCCGCTTATGATCTCATCACCGGCCATAGGGCGGCACTGATAGCGCCCGATGCCCTCACTGCATTACACCAAGCCTACGCCCGTGATGAGAGCGACGAATTTGTCCAGCCCACCGCCATTAGCGCCACCGAACCGGTCACAATGGCCGATGGCGATGTGATTATCTTCATGAATTTTCGCTCAGATAGAGCACGGCAGATTACCCGCCCCTTTATCGAACCGGAGTTTAACTGCTTTGAACGCGCCATTTGGCCACAGCTATCGAGCTTTGTCAGCCTCACGGAGTATAGCGCCGACTACCATATACCCACCGCCTATCCTCCGGAGCGGCTCGGTAATGTCTTTGGCGACTATATCTCCCGCATGGGGTTGCACCAGCTACGCATTGCCGAGACAGAAAAGTATGCCCATGTCACCTTCTTCTTTAATGGCGGACGGGAGGAGCCATTTGAGTGGGAAGAGCGCATTTTAGTCCCCTCCCCCGATGTCGGCACCTATGACGAACAGCCGCAGATGAGCGCCGCAGAGGTGACCGACAGACTGCTAGAGGCGATCGAGAGCGGCCGCTACGATGCGATTATCTGCAACTTTGCCAACCCCGATATGGTAGGCCATACCGGTAATTACGAAGCGACCGTAAGCGCCCTAGAGTATATCGACGAGTGCGTTGGGCGAGTTGAGCAGGCGATTCGTAACTGCGGTGGGCAGATGCTAATTACCGCCGATCACGGTAATGCTGAAAAGATGGTTGACGAGACAAGCGGCCAAGCCCACACCGCCCACACCTCTAACCCAGTTCCCCTAATCTACATCGGAGACTCCCCCCTACAGCTAAGCGATGGCGGCAGTTTGAGCGATATCGCCCCCACCCTACTAGAGCTAATGGGGCTAAAACAGCCGGTTGAGATGACCGGACACTCACTGGTGAAAAGTGGCTCGCGTCAAGGCTAA
- a CDS encoding ArsR family transcriptional regulator: MNYDDPGVMTHDEDIERASRSLKAMSHPLRLKILCTLGEQEVSVQDIVERVGTSQSNISQHLAILRDKGILSARKDANRVYYKMVDSRTLQLISMMRNVFCNVE, encoded by the coding sequence ATGAATTACGATGACCCAGGTGTGATGACTCACGATGAAGATATAGAGCGTGCATCCCGCTCTTTAAAGGCGATGTCACACCCGTTGCGCCTGAAGATTCTCTGTACGCTGGGTGAGCAGGAGGTGAGTGTTCAAGATATTGTCGAGCGTGTCGGCACATCGCAGAGCAATATCTCCCAACATTTAGCCATCTTGCGAGATAAGGGCATCCTCTCTGCCCGTAAGGATGCTAATCGGGTCTATTACAAGATGGTTGACTCTCGCACCTTGCAGTTAATTAGCATGATGCGCAATGTCTTTTGTAATGTTGAGTAA
- a CDS encoding rhodanese-like domain-containing protein: MERLAEFVVNHWDLFLALLIILLMMVWGPLMRRIRDYKEIEAVDAVALMNHRDALLIDVREEGEVKEGYILNSLHIPLRDLGKRLDELESYRARPLIVGCRSGSRSAMACGTLRKQQFAEVYNLRGGVMAWQSAGLPLSKPDKRRKKRKT; this comes from the coding sequence ATGGAACGCCTAGCCGAGTTTGTGGTAAACCACTGGGATCTCTTTTTGGCGCTACTTATCATCCTGTTGATGATGGTCTGGGGGCCGCTGATGCGCCGCATTCGCGATTACAAAGAGATTGAGGCTGTCGATGCGGTCGCCTTGATGAACCATCGCGATGCGCTGCTTATCGATGTGCGCGAAGAGGGTGAGGTTAAAGAGGGCTATATCCTCAATTCGCTTCACATTCCGTTGCGTGATCTAGGTAAGCGTCTTGATGAGCTAGAGTCGTATCGCGCTAGACCGCTGATTGTCGGTTGCCGTAGCGGTAGTCGCTCGGCGATGGCGTGTGGCACCCTGCGTAAACAGCAGTTTGCCGAAGTCTATAATCTGCGTGGCGGGGTGATGGCGTGGCAAAGTGCCGGTCTGCCGCTCAGTAAACCGGATAAGAGGCGCAAAAAGCGTAAAACCTAA
- the grxC gene encoding glutaredoxin 3, whose product MADIVIYTTEFCPFCVRARHLLDKKGVSYTDIAVDKQPEKRLEMEQRAGRTSVPQIFIDNFHVGGFDDMVELDMDGELDSRLGLV is encoded by the coding sequence ATGGCTGACATTGTGATCTATACGACCGAGTTCTGCCCATTTTGTGTTCGCGCCCGCCATTTGCTCGATAAAAAAGGGGTGAGCTATACCGACATTGCGGTTGATAAACAGCCCGAAAAGCGTCTGGAGATGGAGCAGCGAGCGGGGCGCACCTCGGTACCACAGATATTTATCGATAATTTTCATGTTGGGGGCTTTGACGATATGGTTGAGCTCGATATGGATGGGGAGCTCGACTCCCGTCTCGGTCTTGTCTGA
- the trxC gene encoding thioredoxin TrxC, protein MMSSLHIVCPDCHSTNRLPLERERTSARCGRCKAPLFTATPLALTAANFYTHLQKSDIPLLVDFWAPWCGPCQMMAPVFEQAAARLEPALRLIKVDTEAQQPLAIQFQIRSIPTLALFNGGAEVARQPGAMDLSTLLQWVERHLSPLSHKSSSKESN, encoded by the coding sequence GTGATGTCTTCGCTGCATATCGTCTGTCCGGATTGTCATAGTACTAACCGTCTGCCGCTGGAGCGAGAGCGAACTTCTGCTCGCTGTGGTCGCTGTAAAGCGCCGCTCTTTACGGCAACGCCGCTCGCCTTAACGGCGGCCAATTTTTATACCCATCTACAAAAGAGCGATATTCCGTTACTGGTCGATTTTTGGGCACCTTGGTGTGGGCCTTGTCAAATGATGGCGCCTGTGTTTGAGCAGGCGGCAGCGAGGCTAGAGCCTGCGCTGCGCCTGATTAAGGTCGATACCGAAGCGCAGCAGCCACTGGCGATACAGTTTCAGATTCGCTCTATTCCTACGCTGGCGCTCTTTAACGGGGGCGCAGAGGTGGCGCGTCAGCCTGGTGCGATGGATTTATCAACTCTGCTGCAGTGGGTAGAGCGCCACCTGTCACCGCTGAGTCACAAGTCGTCGTCTAAAGAGAGTAATTAA
- the gloA gene encoding lactoylglutathione lyase produces MRILHTMLRVGDLDRSIAFYTEVLQMTLLRRKEYPEGSFTLAFLGYGSEAESSVIELTYNWGVDHYELGDGYGHLAIEVEDVYQATAAIRERGGKIVRDAGPMNAGSTIIAFVEDPDGYPIELIGRR; encoded by the coding sequence ATGCGAATTTTACATACCATGCTGCGAGTTGGCGATCTAGATCGCTCCATCGCTTTTTATACCGAAGTGTTGCAGATGACTTTGTTGCGTCGAAAGGAGTATCCAGAGGGTAGCTTTACCCTCGCCTTTCTCGGTTATGGCAGCGAGGCTGAGAGTAGTGTCATTGAGTTGACCTATAACTGGGGGGTTGACCACTATGAGTTAGGGGATGGCTATGGCCATCTTGCTATTGAAGTCGAGGATGTCTATCAGGCGACAGCGGCGATTCGAGAGCGAGGCGGTAAAATAGTGCGTGATGCAGGGCCGATGAACGCCGGCAGTACGATTATCGCCTTTGTTGAAGATCCTGATGGCTATCCAATTGAGCTAATCGGTAGGCGTTAA
- a CDS encoding 1-acyl-sn-glycerol-3-phosphate acyltransferase — protein MLIVTLTLITLTAAALALYVIGHREHRTDWNHRGLNWLEGINQLFCRRYHRLQAPMLTQLPASGGAVVVCNHLSGLDPMLLIAASPRPLRFLIAREQYRRFGMQWLFRAVGSIPVDRDANPERAYRAAIRALQQGEVIALFPQGGIAPDQQPRPLKPGAWRLAQRSGVPMIVTKVEGISSAAIGHVIRAVWHRGRPKITELDTPLDCRQLDKNQWQQQLNQFWFNAYRLAQLDSHQDLQQRR, from the coding sequence ATGTTGATAGTGACCCTAACCCTCATCACCCTGACCGCAGCGGCTCTCGCCCTCTATGTTATCGGCCATAGAGAGCACCGAACCGACTGGAACCACCGTGGACTCAACTGGCTAGAGGGGATCAATCAGCTCTTCTGTCGCCGCTACCACCGCCTACAGGCCCCGATGCTAACGCAGCTACCGGCGAGTGGCGGAGCGGTGGTCGTCTGTAACCACCTCTCGGGGCTCGATCCGATGCTACTCATTGCCGCTTCCCCCCGTCCGCTGCGCTTTCTGATTGCCAGAGAGCAGTACCGCCGTTTTGGCATGCAGTGGCTGTTTCGGGCCGTAGGCTCTATCCCCGTTGATCGCGATGCCAATCCCGAACGAGCCTACCGCGCCGCGATTCGCGCTCTACAGCAAGGCGAGGTGATCGCACTATTTCCTCAAGGCGGAATTGCGCCCGATCAGCAACCGCGCCCCCTGAAACCGGGGGCTTGGCGTCTAGCGCAACGAAGCGGCGTGCCGATGATCGTCACCAAAGTGGAGGGGATATCCAGTGCCGCCATCGGCCATGTTATCCGTGCGGTGTGGCATCGTGGCAGACCTAAGATTACCGAGCTCGACACTCCCCTCGACTGTCGGCAACTCGATAAGAACCAATGGCAACAGCAGCTAAACCAGTTCTGGTTTAACGCCTACCGATTAGCTCAATTGGATAGCCATCAGGATCTTCAACAAAGGCGATAA
- the def gene encoding peptide deformylase translates to MAELEILRYPDPRLKQLSQPVTHFDEALRQFIDNLEQTMRAGPGGVGIAAPQVGYFKRIVLIDVSNAKHPVDNHGLMVLINPDITQWSGMAVGREGCMSVPDYTGKVIRAESISLTAVDSHGKPQQFNCHGFEARAVQHEIDHLDGLLFIDRLVSRRDLRQRQ, encoded by the coding sequence ATGGCTGAACTGGAGATTCTGCGCTACCCCGATCCGCGTCTAAAACAGCTCTCGCAGCCTGTCACCCACTTTGATGAGGCGCTGCGGCAATTTATCGATAACCTCGAACAGACAATGCGGGCTGGCCCGGGCGGGGTCGGTATCGCTGCCCCCCAAGTGGGCTACTTTAAACGCATTGTCCTGATCGATGTCTCTAACGCTAAACATCCGGTCGACAATCATGGCCTGATGGTACTAATTAACCCCGACATCACCCAATGGAGCGGTATGGCAGTCGGGCGAGAGGGGTGTATGTCGGTGCCCGACTATACGGGCAAAGTCATTCGGGCTGAATCGATCTCACTCACAGCTGTCGATAGCCACGGTAAACCACAACAGTTTAACTGCCATGGCTTTGAGGCTCGTGCCGTTCAGCACGAAATTGACCACCTAGATGGGCTACTGTTTATCGATAGGTTAGTCAGTCGGCGTGATCTACGCCAGCGCCAATAA
- a CDS encoding ACT domain-containing protein produces the protein MRWYLLTLVGSDRPGIVATITTTLYQHGANLGEASMIRLGGNFTIMLMVEYAGDLQLLQQALSPICREQQLQFHLDPVQHQPHDHSQPDVHITLHGADRAGIVSRVTTALADAGLHILDMQSSVIGSDSDPIYLMQIEGIANEGIDALQQVMEQLRHAGITAHCRDSETLIG, from the coding sequence ATGCGCTGGTATCTACTCACTCTGGTTGGCAGCGATAGACCCGGTATCGTTGCCACCATTACCACCACCCTCTATCAACACGGTGCCAACTTAGGCGAGGCATCGATGATACGCCTCGGTGGCAACTTTACCATTATGTTAATGGTCGAGTATGCCGGCGACCTACAGCTACTACAGCAGGCGCTCTCACCTATCTGCCGCGAGCAGCAGCTACAGTTTCACCTCGATCCGGTTCAGCACCAGCCCCACGATCACAGCCAACCCGATGTCCACATTACCCTCCATGGTGCCGATCGGGCCGGTATCGTCTCCCGAGTCACTACCGCCTTAGCCGATGCCGGACTCCATATTCTCGATATGCAGAGCAGTGTGATAGGCAGCGACAGCGATCCTATCTACCTCATGCAGATTGAGGGGATCGCCAATGAGGGTATCGATGCGCTACAGCAGGTGATGGAGCAGCTACGACACGCCGGCATTACGGCTCACTGTCGCGATAGTGAAACACTCATTGGATAG